A window of the Vigna angularis cultivar LongXiaoDou No.4 chromosome 3, ASM1680809v1, whole genome shotgun sequence genome harbors these coding sequences:
- the LOC108325693 gene encoding putative lipid-transfer protein DIR1: MQKLSRAQRWKAINRREKDGERHQNKNKKMTKMNARVVAVVMLMEVLFMGAAIDALNVCGVSSTDLLKCLPAVTPPSPSEPSKECCSAVDLVDLKCLCAFKSSPLLPALQIDPDLALQLPAKCKLGKTVPC, encoded by the coding sequence ATGCAGAAGTTGAGCAGAGCACAGAGATGGAAGGCTATAAATAGGAGAGAAAAGGATGGGGAGAGGCATCAGAACAAAAACAAGAAGATGACGAAGATGAATGCGAGAGTGGTAGCGGTGGTGATGCTGATGGAGGTGTTGTTCATGGGGGCTGCCATTGACGCCCTGAACGTGTGTGGTGTGTCGTCGACGGATCTGCTTAAGTGCTTGCCGGCGGTGACACCTCCATCGCCGTCGGAACCTTCGAAAGAGTGCTGCTCGGCGGTAGATCTAGTAGACCTGAAGTGTCTCTGCGCTTTCAAGAGTTCCCCTCTGTTGCCTGCCCTGCAAATCGATCCCGATCTCGCCCTTCAGCTTCCCGCCAAGTGCAAACTTGGCAAAACTGTCCCCTGTTAG